Proteins encoded by one window of Arachis ipaensis cultivar K30076 chromosome B04, Araip1.1, whole genome shotgun sequence:
- the LOC110271374 gene encoding uncharacterized protein LOC110271374, protein MTFSRISAPEQLSYSYPSLALLGGCLALYYHNHGSCNTDIWVMKEYKVHSSWTFYQIPCMDFRPLCLSSNRDIIGGGYTCYGKTGYFIYNVRGDLLNHFKSLYCQLPCRERNTVYTESLLPLPGDIKDKDNKKKMKKEIGHQVHHE, encoded by the exons ATGACTTTTTCAAGAATATCTGCACCCGAACAACTGTCATACTCCTATCCAAGTCTTGCCCTACTCGGAGGCTGCCTAGCCTTGTATTATCACAATCATGGTAGCTGTAACACTGATATATGGGTGATGAAAGAATATAAAGTGCACTCATCCTGGACTTTCTATCAGATTCCTTGCATGGACTTCCGGCCTCTGTGCTTATCTAGTAATAGGGATATTATTGGAGGAGGTTATACTTGCTATGGTAAAACAGGGTACTTCATATATAATGTCAGAGGAGACCTGCTCAACCATTTTAAAAGTCTGTATTGCCAGCTTCCCTGCCGTGAACGCAATACAGTGTATACAGAGAGTCTCTTACCACTCCCTGGTGACATTAAGGATAAGGAtaacaagaagaagatgaagaaggaaattG GCCATCAAGTTCACCATGAATAG